One region of Polypterus senegalus isolate Bchr_013 chromosome 11, ASM1683550v1, whole genome shotgun sequence genomic DNA includes:
- the LOC120539099 gene encoding zinc finger protein 235-like isoform X2 yields the protein MEKVFPAQVARHNCEAGIPEEVCNGKEATNPSLHWGLLLMHGIEVDEEHCIWRSGYFEQESVCMSEEVEEDCDSGPLDFTVDSELMSYDSYIQKNKTVNDIKEEDLKCESDWQSCSPDEEAPGLGCSQPQHYSIHMKQESDKASGSSPSGEALPDNGGFDFSSLAQNSLHCRDQQIADEENMKKIISGSDCVIPASMQNDSVQVMTIMPVYALIGQLQEHNSESVTSQQEQMKQFQSTFKLINGKLRQTHREPIQCSKCGKLFSTRSNLEKHRRIHTGEKPHCCFVCGKRFTTMDNLKRHTRIHTGQTPYCCFVCGKGFTRTNNLKSCTRIHTGATP from the exons ATGGAGAAGGTGTTTCCAGCTCAAGTTGCCAGACACAACTGTGAAGCAGGCATCCCAGAAGAAGTGTGTAATGGCAAGGAGGCGACAAATCCCAGCCTGCACTGGGGTCTCCTCTTGATGCATGGGATAGAAGTCGATGAAGAGCACTGTATATGGAGGTCTGGATATTTTGAACAGGAGAGCGTCTGCATGAGCGAGGAAGTTGAGGAAGACTGTGATAGTGGACCTCTAGACTTTACAGTGGACTCTGAGCTAATGTCTTATGATTCTtacatacagaaaaacaaaaccgtCAATGATATAAAGGAAGAGGACCTCAAGTGTGAGTCTGACTGGCAGAGTTGTTCTCCGGATGAAGAAGCCCCTGGATTAGGATGCTCACAGCCTCAGCATTATTCTATCCATATGAAGCAGGAATCTGACAAAGCATCAGGTTCAAGTCCTTCTGGAGAAG ctTTACCAGACAACGGCGGCTTCGACTTTTCCTCATTGGCTCAGAATTCTCTTCATTGCAGAGATCAACAGATTGCAgatgaagaaaacatgaaaaagatCATATCTGGATCAGATTGTGTAATACCCGCCTCCATGCAGAATGACTCTGTGCAGGTGATGACGATAATGCCAGTCTATGCACTCATCGGTCAACTTCAGGAGCACAATTCAGAGTCGGTCACATCCCAACAAGAGCAGATGAAACAATTTCAGAGCACATTTAAATTGATAAATGGTAAACTGAGACAAACACATAGAGAGCCGATCCAGTGTTCTAAATGTGGCAAACTATTCTCCACCAGAAGCAATCTTGAAAAacacagaagaattcacactggagagaagccgcattgttgttttgtttgtggGAAAAGATTCACAACAATGGATAATCTCAAGAGGCATACGAGAATTCACACTGGACAGACGCcatattgttgttttgtttgtggGAAAGGATTCACAAGAACGAATAATCTCAAGAGCTGTACAAGAATTCATACTGGGGCGACGCCATAg
- the LOC120539099 gene encoding zinc finger protein 235-like isoform X1, with amino-acid sequence MTVSLSHVNKAPHTRMFLPKAAVLKRNISVMSCAGSSKGLKCNVFANVWLNFSNSVFSLYRLHRSHHLSLSNMEKVFPAQVARHNCEAGIPEEVCNGKEATNPSLHWGLLLMHGIEVDEEHCIWRSGYFEQESVCMSEEVEEDCDSGPLDFTVDSELMSYDSYIQKNKTVNDIKEEDLKCESDWQSCSPDEEAPGLGCSQPQHYSIHMKQESDKASGSSPSGEALPDNGGFDFSSLAQNSLHCRDQQIADEENMKKIISGSDCVIPASMQNDSVQVMTIMPVYALIGQLQEHNSESVTSQQEQMKQFQSTFKLINGKLRQTHREPIQCSKCGKLFSTRSNLEKHRRIHTGEKPHCCFVCGKRFTTMDNLKRHTRIHTGQTPYCCFVCGKGFTRTNNLKSCTRIHTGATP; translated from the exons ATGACGGTGTCTCTCTCCCACGTCAACAAGGCCCCACACACCAGAATGTTTCTACCAAAAGCAGCCGTTCTTAAGAGGAACATCTCCGTCATGAGCTGTGCGGGATCGAGTAAAGGATTAAAGTGCAATGTGTTTGCTAATGTTTGGCTGAACTTCTCAAATTCAGTTTTCTCTCTCTACAGATTACACAGAAGCCACCATCTCTCATTGTCCAATATGGAGAAGGTGTTTCCAGCTCAAGTTGCCAGACACAACTGTGAAGCAGGCATCCCAGAAGAAGTGTGTAATGGCAAGGAGGCGACAAATCCCAGCCTGCACTGGGGTCTCCTCTTGATGCATGGGATAGAAGTCGATGAAGAGCACTGTATATGGAGGTCTGGATATTTTGAACAGGAGAGCGTCTGCATGAGCGAGGAAGTTGAGGAAGACTGTGATAGTGGACCTCTAGACTTTACAGTGGACTCTGAGCTAATGTCTTATGATTCTtacatacagaaaaacaaaaccgtCAATGATATAAAGGAAGAGGACCTCAAGTGTGAGTCTGACTGGCAGAGTTGTTCTCCGGATGAAGAAGCCCCTGGATTAGGATGCTCACAGCCTCAGCATTATTCTATCCATATGAAGCAGGAATCTGACAAAGCATCAGGTTCAAGTCCTTCTGGAGAAG ctTTACCAGACAACGGCGGCTTCGACTTTTCCTCATTGGCTCAGAATTCTCTTCATTGCAGAGATCAACAGATTGCAgatgaagaaaacatgaaaaagatCATATCTGGATCAGATTGTGTAATACCCGCCTCCATGCAGAATGACTCTGTGCAGGTGATGACGATAATGCCAGTCTATGCACTCATCGGTCAACTTCAGGAGCACAATTCAGAGTCGGTCACATCCCAACAAGAGCAGATGAAACAATTTCAGAGCACATTTAAATTGATAAATGGTAAACTGAGACAAACACATAGAGAGCCGATCCAGTGTTCTAAATGTGGCAAACTATTCTCCACCAGAAGCAATCTTGAAAAacacagaagaattcacactggagagaagccgcattgttgttttgtttgtggGAAAAGATTCACAACAATGGATAATCTCAAGAGGCATACGAGAATTCACACTGGACAGACGCcatattgttgttttgtttgtggGAAAGGATTCACAAGAACGAATAATCTCAAGAGCTGTACAAGAATTCATACTGGGGCGACGCCATAg